acTAGCTAAAAATGGgataaactcaggttttcgtttttaggctgtaactttcgatgcgttgatcgcagcgtattgggactgcgcccagtcgatttctctcacaaaattacgtcggaatagtgcctgaaagaattgattccagcacttttcaaaatcgcgaaaattttcgccaaaaatacaaaggggttaaccttccttctttttttaccaaaaaatttttcgactcagaattgattcgtatgactctttcccgaccaattggaccccaaggaacccagaaaacgcagcgaaaagagcgtgggatcaacaggaaagaagttacgaaggaaaaagcaccagctaaaaaatgggataaactcaggttttcgtttttaggctgtaactttcgatgcgttgatcgcagcgtattgggactgcgcccagtcgatttctctcgcaaaattacgtaggaatagtgcctgaaagaattgattccagcacttttcaaaatcgcgagaattttcgccaaaaatgcaaagggtaCGACTACTCCGATTCAATTCTTCTGATATTTAGTTCTTCAAATGATgtgtttcgacattttcaaaatgttttttcagCGGTTTTTCAGACAGTATGAAGGAAGATGAGGTGATGAGGTGATCGAAGTTATATCCAGCCAAGAATCACCTTTTTATTCAAGACAAATTCCATTGAGTTCCTTTACCGCTCAAAAGTTTGGATTCACtagtcgaaattttttaccgcaCTAAAAGTTAGATAGCGGAGTCAAAAATAAAGATAGCTACATTTCCCGAGCGGCGTTCGAAAGGGGGCAAATTCAcctttattttccttttttacaaaaatttttacgatgaTTCTTGGGCCCGTACGAATTTATGATCAGAAACCTCGAAAAACCACTGCTTTTCGTACGGCAAAAAGTAACGCATTCAGGGGTGGGTAAATATCACGGGAAaatctttttgaaaatctgacatgtcttttgaattatttcgaaccaATTTGGGGGTGAGACCAATAAAATCCGATTTTACTCTTATTAAGGACAGGtctcatatttatattaccaCAAAATAATTCTATTGCAGTACACATACTAACCCTACTGAAAATGATCATGtgttaaattataaaacattGTGACTGAAATTCATGGGTAATTCATtacatgttttattttgtcaatTCGCCAAGATATACAAAAAATcacataataaattacaaaagcaCGTATCATCAGAAACACTTATTTATCACACTTCTACATTACTGTCTCACTAACTGTTTGTGACTCAACCCCCGCCCGACAATTTTCCTGGCTTGTTTACAGTTTGATGCTAAGACTGTGCCTTCCATGAATTAACTAGCTAGTAGTGTGTTCGGTAGTTTCCAACTAGGGCCACCAGATATCACCAGTGAACAGACGCCGTTAATTGCTGGAATGCGGGCATTAACATGTCCGATGCAGGTTGACGCTACAGTTGTAGTCTGTTATACTTCACAATAAGGACTAAGAGAGCGTTGAATCATCACGTAATCGACAGGACTGAAGTGATCGTCACTCTGAATGAACGATTTACCGATACAGAAAGATGACGTAACATTTTAACTATCTCGTCGCTGTCAGCAGCACGGAGTAAACGAACAACGTTGACAGAGTTGTGCCCTGGGTGTACGTatgttcattctttttcctGTTAGCTCCGCTTTTTGTCttcattgtttcttttttaatcgTTCATGTGTTCACTTCAATTGTTATATGCCGTGTACAATTCTGAAACTTACATTGTATTTATTCTTCGTGAATTGTTGGGTGCTATCAAATACTTTGTTCAATATCTCTGCTCTTtggtaatatatatatatatatatcaatacaTACGACAAGCAGCAGTCATAGACTGCGTGTCGATTGTCATTATGTTATACCTGTTTGATTGTCCAGTTTATTGTTTGCTTTGGTTTTCGTTCTTGTTATCACTTTGCTACCATCATCACTAGAGTGACGTCATTGTGTAGCAGAGGCGGGAGAGGCTGCCAGAGATGCGATGTATCAAGTTTTTATCACCGGATATCGCTTGGTCGAAGTATCGTACACTAAACCGTACCACGTTTACACAATCGAGGTTTTACAGCCAAATTCAAGTCTCAGGCACATCGTCGAGAAGAGGTACAGTGAGTTCAACACCCTTCATCGTATGGTAAACAGAATCACTTaattatactatattataaAGTTGAATTGGGAATAAGTATAACTATAAAGCTGAGATCTATTTACTAAAAGAAGAAACCAGTCCTAGATTATTACCTATGTTGCTTATAGCTTCATAATACACTCGTCACTTTTCAGCTGAAAAAAGATACAGAGGACACTGCACCTTTTCCCCCAAAACGTGTCAGAAATTCGCAACTCAAAGTATTGGAACAGAGAAGATCGGCGTTAGAATCGTATATGCAAAAGATGCTCAGACTTTCCTCTACAAAACAGCAAGTTCTCAATTTTTTAGGAATTGAAAACCGTGCTCAAAACACAAGTGAAAGgtatgattataataataatgctatTTGGATGTATCATACACGTACAATAAAATACAGCTAGAAATATGCATGAGAAAAGTGAGTTCCTTCGGttaaattgattgaaattcatcCTGCAAATAATCAGTATCATTGTTCTGAGAACTGCAACtaaattgaattaattcgAATTTGATCGACACAATATCTGttgagtaagaaaaataagagactTGAATTTGAACTACAGTAGCCTCGTAAACAATAACTTTTCAGGATTTCGTAGTTGtaccatttctttttttattacccaagattttcttttccagaATGAATGGCCAAGTAGGTATCGGTGATCCGAAACAGGTCCGGTCTCTCACATTGA
The Neodiprion fabricii isolate iyNeoFabr1 chromosome 5, iyNeoFabr1.1, whole genome shotgun sequence genome window above contains:
- the LOC124183912 gene encoding sorting nexin-24-like isoform X7 yields the protein MYQVFITGYRLVEVSYTKPYHVYTIEVLQPNSSLRHIVEKRYSEFNTLHRMLKKDTEDTAPFPPKRVRNSQLKVLEQRRSALESYMQKMLRLSSTKQQVLNFLGIENRAQNTSERMNGQVGIGDPKQVRSLTLRHHPILTFQCDPYIQANTTSSLPDIVTNGVLVENSMKLSIAFTQIYLARYADSLLPRKLIAACLIVSGGIMLLFGKTDNYDVMVLLLVVSGLFQGLIWPSLCKGP